The genomic DNA TATTGAAAGCCTGAATGATGTTGTAGCGTCCATCACCGGTGTTTCTGTACGCGAACGCATACCGGACAGCGTATTCGATAGTACCGATCAAATTGAACTTGTAGATATCGAACCTGACGACCTGATTGACCGCCTGAATAAGGGAAAAATCTACCGGGAAGAGCAGGCGCAACGAGCGCTTTCCAATTTTTTTACGAAAGAAAAGCTGATTGCACTGCGTGAAATTGCCTTGCGTCGCACGGCAGACCAGGTCAACAGGGTTGCGGTGCAAAACAGTGAGCTCTTAAAAAACAGTATTCCCTATACCAATGAACATATTTTAGTCTGCCTTTCGTCAGCTCCCTCTAACGCTAAGGTTATCCGTACAGCGGCGAGAATGGCGGATGCTTTTCACGGTGCATTTACGGCGCTGTTTGTAGAAACGCCGGAAACACAGGAATTGGAGGGTAAAAACAAGATCACTCTGAGAGAAAACCTAAGACTGGCCGAACAGCTCGGCGCACAAATTGTGACTGTGTATGGTGAGGACGTCCCAGCGCAGATAGCAGAATATGCCAAAACAAGCCGCGTTTCAAAAATCGTCATGGGGCGCTCCAGCCACATAAAGAGATGGTTTAAAAAAATCAATTTTGTGGATAAGCTGACAACGCTTACCCCAACCCTTGACATTTACATTATCCCCGACACGCAGTCATCCTTCCATATCAGAGCTCTCAGATTAAGAAAACCTTCGGGGTTATCACTGGCTGACACAGTTAAATCCATAGGGATTTTGATTGTTTGCACGTTGATCGGACTATGGTTTGATTATCTTGGCTTTAGTGAAGCAAATATCATCACTGTCTATATTCTTGGCGTTCTGCTCAATGCCATTGTAACAAAAGGAAGGATATACGGTGCGATATCGTCTGTTTTAAGCGTGCTTGTGTTCAATTTTTTCTTCACCGACCCCCGTTTTTCTTTTCAGGTATATGGGGCAGGCTATCCGGTTACCTTTCTGG from Atribacteraceae bacterium includes the following:
- a CDS encoding DUF4118 domain-containing protein, producing MVIKQTDSDSLLEQLSTMPAGKKHGRLRVYFGYAAGVGKTYTMLNDAHEAKKDGIDVVAGYIESHARPETMALLNGLESLPPLEISYKGVMLKEFDLDCAIRRRPELILVDELAHTNAEGCRHKKRYQDVEELLRAGIDVYTTVNVQHIESLNDVVASITGVSVRERIPDSVFDSTDQIELVDIEPDDLIDRLNKGKIYREEQAQRALSNFFTKEKLIALREIALRRTADQVNRVAVQNSELLKNSIPYTNEHILVCLSSAPSNAKVIRTAARMADAFHGAFTALFVETPETQELEGKNKITLRENLRLAEQLGAQIVTVYGEDVPAQIAEYAKTSRVSKIVMGRSSHIKRWFKKINFVDKLTTLTPTLDIYIIPDTQSSFHIRALRLRKPSGLSLADTVKSIGILIVCTLIGLWFDYLGFSEANIITVYILGVLLNAIVTKGRIYGAISSVLSVLVFNFFFTDPRFSFQVYGAGYPVTFLVMLLAALITGTLTKRIKEQAKQSAQKAYRTEVLLETSRKLQQAKDQSDILSETAHQLVKLLDRTVIFYSAQENTLSEPLIFPKEDSVVDP